The Candidatus Nitrosymbiomonas proteolyticus genome has a segment encoding these proteins:
- a CDS encoding phosphoglyceromutase, with product MPTLCLIRHGQSLWNLENRFTGWVDVPLTAQGEEEARQAAIRIADIGFQVAYTSALTRAQRTLEVILEANGWSLPVIRDQALNERHYGDLQGLNKDDLRRQYGPEQVHIWRRSYDVAPPNGEALKGTAARTLPFFERCILGDIRQGKNVLVVAHGNSNRSIVMKLDSLSGEEVVKLELATGLPLVYELEADGGVVSKRVLE from the coding sequence ATGCCGACACTCTGCCTCATCCGCCACGGCCAGTCGCTTTGGAACCTCGAGAATCGATTCACGGGCTGGGTCGATGTGCCCCTGACCGCTCAAGGCGAAGAGGAAGCTCGGCAAGCGGCGATCCGAATCGCCGATATCGGGTTTCAAGTTGCGTACACCAGCGCGTTGACTCGGGCTCAGCGGACGCTCGAAGTGATCTTGGAGGCTAACGGTTGGTCCTTGCCGGTGATTCGAGATCAAGCCTTGAACGAGCGCCATTATGGCGATCTGCAAGGGCTCAACAAGGACGACTTGCGAAGGCAGTACGGCCCCGAGCAGGTTCACATTTGGCGTCGAAGCTATGATGTCGCGCCGCCGAACGGGGAAGCCCTGAAGGGCACTGCGGCTCGTACCCTTCCCTTCTTTGAGCGGTGCATTCTCGGCGACATTCGGCAAGGCAAGAACGTGCTCGTGGTGGCCCACGGAAACTCAAACCGCTCGATCGTCATGAAGCTCGACTCGCTCTCGGGCGAGGAGGTCGTCAAGCTCGAACTGGCGACGGGGTTGCCCCTCGTTTACGAATTGGAAGCGGACGGCGGAGTCGTCTCCAAGCGGGTCCTCGAGTAA
- a CDS encoding DinB family protein has protein sequence MDLRSAILQGFDYDQWANTKWVANLGQFRDMLRAQEILEHILFAHKTWLSRCGIDWSQAQFDVPLADLFGASNDLWRAVITDQQLSARVTYETSNGSEHRNTLEEIARHVLLHGAYHRGQLRGLIELEGGRAFPETDFIFFLREFGD, from the coding sequence ATGGATTTGCGTTCGGCGATTTTGCAGGGGTTCGACTACGACCAGTGGGCCAACACGAAGTGGGTCGCGAACCTGGGCCAGTTCCGCGACATGCTCCGCGCACAGGAGATTCTGGAGCACATTCTGTTCGCGCATAAGACCTGGCTCAGCCGATGCGGAATCGACTGGAGCCAAGCTCAATTCGACGTTCCGCTCGCCGACCTCTTTGGAGCTTCGAACGACCTCTGGCGGGCGGTCATCACCGACCAACAGCTCTCCGCTCGCGTGACCTACGAGACTTCGAACGGCTCGGAACATCGGAACACCCTCGAAGAGATCGCTCGGCACGTTCTGTTGCACGGGGCCTATCACCGAGGCCAACTCCGAGGGCTGATCGAGCTTGAAGGAGGGAGGGCTTTCCCCGAGACCGACTTCATCTTCTTCCTTCGCGAGTTTGGCGACTGA
- a CDS encoding dihydroorotase has protein sequence MPLDLKLTGGVLVRPEGAFAADIGIADGRIAEIGDLSGRESSEEIDATGLHVFPGVIDTQVHFREPGMEHKEDLQTGSNAAIAGGACAVLEMPNTSPPTTTAEALRLKLDRADGRMYCDYGFFIGASSENVGELRELEQLPGVPGIKIFMGSSTGSLLVPTDELLQKVLGSGVRPCPVHAEDHHRLEELKARSTSEKTVFDHPTLRDSECARLATDRLIRAARNAQRPVHILHVSTRDELPLIRGAKAEGVPVTAEVTPQHLWFAAPDCYATLGTHAQMNPPIRSREHRDALREALKAGLFDVLGSDHAPHTLEEKALPYPQSPSGMPGVQTLLPAVLTLAVREKLLSLEVASAMLSARPASLYGLKDRGRIEIGWKADLAIVSLREAQVASADRMKSKCGWTPFEGEELVGWPQWVVLSGRVQAHHGEVIGVPRGRPVSFDWK, from the coding sequence ATGCCCCTCGATCTCAAGCTGACCGGCGGAGTTCTCGTGCGGCCAGAGGGCGCGTTTGCGGCAGACATCGGCATCGCGGACGGAAGAATCGCCGAAATCGGGGACTTATCGGGGCGCGAGTCCTCAGAAGAGATCGACGCTACGGGACTCCATGTGTTCCCAGGGGTCATCGACACGCAGGTTCACTTTCGCGAACCCGGAATGGAACACAAAGAGGACCTTCAGACGGGATCGAATGCGGCGATCGCGGGCGGGGCTTGCGCCGTGCTCGAAATGCCCAACACCTCTCCCCCGACAACGACCGCCGAAGCCCTCCGACTCAAGCTCGACCGGGCGGACGGGCGTATGTACTGCGATTACGGCTTTTTCATCGGGGCGAGCAGTGAAAACGTCGGCGAGCTTCGGGAACTCGAACAGCTACCTGGCGTCCCGGGAATCAAGATATTCATGGGGAGTTCGACAGGGAGCCTCCTGGTCCCGACGGATGAACTGCTCCAGAAGGTGCTTGGGAGCGGCGTCCGGCCCTGCCCGGTCCATGCGGAAGATCACCACCGGCTGGAAGAACTCAAGGCCCGCTCGACTTCGGAGAAGACCGTTTTCGATCATCCGACTCTGCGCGACTCCGAGTGCGCCCGATTGGCGACGGACAGGCTGATTCGAGCCGCGCGGAACGCCCAGAGACCCGTCCACATCCTGCACGTCTCCACCCGTGACGAGCTGCCCCTGATTCGCGGCGCCAAGGCCGAAGGGGTCCCCGTGACCGCCGAAGTCACGCCCCAACACCTGTGGTTTGCGGCTCCTGACTGCTATGCAACGCTGGGAACCCATGCTCAAATGAACCCGCCGATTCGCTCGCGCGAGCATCGCGACGCCCTGAGAGAGGCGCTCAAAGCGGGGCTTTTCGACGTATTGGGCAGCGACCACGCGCCGCACACCTTGGAGGAGAAAGCCCTTCCCTATCCGCAAAGTCCGAGCGGGATGCCGGGGGTGCAGACCTTACTTCCGGCCGTCCTGACGTTGGCCGTTCGGGAGAAGCTGCTCAGTTTGGAGGTAGCCTCGGCGATGCTCAGCGCCCGGCCAGCGAGTCTTTACGGGCTCAAAGACCGCGGTAGGATCGAAATCGGCTGGAAGGCCGACCTTGCGATCGTCAGCCTTCGGGAGGCCCAAGTCGCTTCGGCGGACCGAATGAAGTCCAAGTGTGGCTGGACGCCATTTGAGGGTGAAGAACTTGTCGGCTGGCCCCAATGGGTTGTGCTTTCGGGAAGGGTTCAGGCGCATCACGGCGAAGTGATTGGGGTTCCACGTGGCCGGCCGGTTTCGTTCGATTGGAAGTGA
- a CDS encoding chromosome partitioning protein: MPISEPEVLKALESVIDPDLNRDIVSLGFVKKVSLDGCAVSVTVELTTPACPVKDLLRDQCADAIRALPGVESVEVQMTAAVRPREIPKEDALPHVRHCIAIASGKGGVGKSTVTVNLAAALAQSGAAVGVLDADVYGPSIPMMLGCRQYPYTQDGKIVPIETHGLKVMSLGLLLEEGQTVMWRGPMVATTVRQLLQDVDWGELDYLLIDLPPGTGDAPMSVAQLAPLTGVVLVATPQHVAANIAAKSIALFEKLEAPILGVVENMAEFLCPSCGTATRIFSGLGGEELARRFSVPFLGSVPLDPAISESSDEGEPSFLAHSERPQADAFRVIAGNMAAQISIATLSKQPTPTAG; encoded by the coding sequence ATGCCCATCTCGGAACCCGAAGTCCTCAAGGCGCTCGAATCCGTCATCGATCCGGACCTGAACCGCGACATCGTCTCATTGGGGTTTGTGAAAAAGGTCTCCCTCGATGGCTGCGCCGTGAGCGTGACGGTCGAACTGACGACCCCCGCTTGCCCGGTCAAAGACCTCTTGCGGGACCAGTGCGCCGACGCCATTCGCGCGCTCCCAGGAGTCGAGAGCGTCGAGGTACAGATGACCGCCGCCGTTCGGCCGCGCGAAATCCCGAAGGAGGACGCGCTCCCTCACGTGCGCCACTGCATTGCGATCGCTTCTGGCAAAGGCGGCGTCGGGAAAAGCACGGTCACAGTGAACCTCGCTGCGGCGCTCGCGCAATCCGGGGCGGCCGTTGGGGTGCTCGATGCCGACGTCTACGGCCCGTCGATCCCGATGATGCTCGGCTGCAGGCAGTACCCGTACACCCAAGACGGCAAGATCGTTCCGATCGAAACACACGGGCTCAAGGTCATGTCGTTGGGCCTCTTGTTAGAAGAAGGGCAAACCGTGATGTGGCGCGGCCCGATGGTGGCGACAACGGTTCGCCAATTGCTGCAAGACGTGGATTGGGGCGAGCTTGACTACCTGTTGATCGACCTCCCGCCTGGAACCGGTGACGCGCCGATGTCCGTAGCGCAACTCGCGCCGCTGACCGGGGTCGTGCTCGTCGCCACCCCACAGCACGTGGCGGCCAACATCGCCGCGAAGTCCATCGCCTTGTTCGAGAAGCTGGAAGCCCCGATTCTCGGCGTCGTAGAAAATATGGCCGAGTTCCTATGCCCTTCGTGCGGCACGGCCACGCGCATTTTTTCGGGCCTTGGGGGCGAAGAACTCGCGCGTAGGTTCAGCGTGCCGTTTCTGGGCTCCGTTCCCCTCGACCCCGCCATCAGCGAGTCTTCGGACGAAGGCGAGCCGTCATTCTTAGCTCATTCGGAGCGCCCTCAAGCCGATGCGTTCCGGGTGATCGCGGGAAATATGGCCGCCCAAATCAGCATTGCGACGCTCAGCAAGCAGCCAACTCCGACGGCTGGTTAG
- a CDS encoding RNA polymerase sigma factor, sigma-70 family, with protein sequence MNNTAGRILSWEAHLVQRAKLGEAVAFELLADIYRPTLHSLAMKMLRNSDDANDAVQEALVKAFRAIRDFDVDRPIKPWLCRICANCCVDAVRSRKRDGDPLDQHEYMLHGSEDIGLQAEDRVIERAVLDAIGRLPEKYRRIIFMRHFRHMEVTEIAQELNRPEGTIKSWLFRARALLKKDLGVAWS encoded by the coding sequence GTGAACAACACAGCCGGTCGAATCTTGAGTTGGGAAGCACACCTCGTACAGAGGGCCAAGCTGGGGGAGGCGGTCGCATTCGAGCTCCTTGCCGACATCTACCGACCCACCCTCCACAGTCTGGCGATGAAGATGCTCCGAAACTCGGACGACGCCAACGACGCCGTGCAAGAGGCGCTCGTCAAGGCGTTCCGAGCGATTCGGGACTTCGACGTCGATCGGCCTATCAAACCGTGGCTGTGCCGCATCTGCGCCAACTGCTGCGTGGACGCTGTCCGGTCTCGTAAGCGAGACGGCGATCCGCTGGACCAGCACGAGTACATGCTCCACGGCTCCGAGGACATCGGCTTGCAGGCCGAAGATCGCGTCATCGAGCGCGCGGTCCTCGATGCGATCGGCAGGTTGCCCGAGAAGTACCGCAGGATCATCTTCATGCGCCACTTCCGGCACATGGAGGTCACCGAGATCGCGCAGGAGCTCAATCGTCCCGAAGGCACGATCAAGAGTTGGCTGTTCCGCGCGCGGGCTCTGCTGAAGAAGGACCTCGGCGTGGCCTGGAGCTAG
- a CDS encoding zinc-finger, whose product MKPDKARDHFSAYAEGTLDRGLRQAFERRLRSDESLAREFHEFEEVLGKLDALKAPIPEPDFDLHDRIKARLDRYDWEQKRRAKSGVLSSWKSLLAAGLAVGALAFAILNNSPDGRVSSASLAGSGSAVLDRVQLQMTGDAPVLTYQPSGTRTVVIKDAKGQVMLSRTLKGDLLRSELSNRADAAESVTIETDGASSPVSVFVPGRRMQAPEKTSGTLRELALSAADYFRVVIAIEAPQVDLSKPASWEFSGTDPFQSLSKALAESPWNAEMRSTGIVWITPR is encoded by the coding sequence ATGAAACCAGACAAAGCGCGAGACCATTTTTCAGCTTATGCAGAAGGCACGCTCGACCGGGGCCTTCGGCAAGCTTTCGAGCGCCGACTCAGGTCGGATGAATCGCTCGCGCGGGAGTTCCACGAGTTCGAGGAAGTCCTGGGGAAGCTGGACGCCCTCAAAGCTCCAATCCCTGAACCTGATTTCGACCTTCACGACCGGATTAAAGCTCGACTCGATCGATATGACTGGGAACAGAAGCGTCGAGCGAAGTCGGGGGTCCTTTCCTCTTGGAAGAGCTTGCTCGCCGCGGGGCTCGCCGTGGGCGCGCTTGCTTTTGCGATTCTCAATAACTCCCCCGATGGTCGAGTGTCGTCGGCGTCGCTGGCCGGCTCTGGGTCCGCGGTCCTCGACAGGGTCCAACTCCAAATGACCGGAGATGCGCCCGTTCTCACCTATCAACCCTCAGGCACTCGAACGGTTGTCATCAAGGACGCAAAGGGCCAGGTCATGCTCTCCAGAACTCTGAAAGGCGACCTGCTCCGCAGCGAACTCTCGAATCGGGCCGACGCGGCTGAGTCCGTGACGATCGAAACCGACGGCGCCTCTTCGCCTGTGAGCGTGTTCGTACCCGGAAGGCGAATGCAAGCTCCTGAAAAGACGTCAGGAACTCTGCGTGAACTCGCGCTTTCCGCGGCTGATTACTTCCGCGTCGTGATCGCCATCGAGGCTCCCCAGGTCGACCTCAGCAAGCCGGCCAGTTGGGAGTTCAGCGGAACCGACCCGTTCCAGTCCCTGAGCAAGGCGCTTGCCGAGTCTCCCTGGAACGCCGAGATGAGATCGACTGGGATCGTCTGGATCACTCCACGGTAA
- a CDS encoding RNA polymerase subunit sigma-24 has protein sequence MSLDSLPDNTLIERARNGDRTAFDALIRKHERRAYQYAFRLTNNADEAADVVADAFVRVYVALTNFKFQSAFSTWLYRILTNCFLDIRKKEKSRSALSIDSAMQSDDGGLEIQIEDKSPGADERVEAEERTQAIEDAVAQLPEYQRAMIVMYHGEDMSYEEIAEALDLPIGTVKSRLNRARLSLRDIVGRSEELFRI, from the coding sequence ATGAGCCTGGACTCTCTGCCCGACAACACCCTTATCGAGCGAGCTCGAAACGGAGATCGCACGGCGTTCGACGCCTTGATTCGCAAACACGAACGCAGAGCCTATCAATATGCCTTCCGCCTGACGAACAACGCCGACGAAGCGGCCGACGTGGTCGCCGACGCTTTCGTTCGAGTGTACGTGGCCCTCACCAACTTCAAGTTCCAGAGCGCCTTCAGCACCTGGCTCTACCGCATCCTGACCAACTGCTTCTTGGACATCCGGAAGAAGGAAAAATCCCGCAGCGCCCTCAGCATCGACTCCGCGATGCAATCGGACGACGGAGGTCTGGAAATCCAGATCGAGGACAAGTCGCCAGGCGCGGATGAGAGGGTTGAAGCCGAGGAAAGGACGCAAGCTATCGAAGATGCGGTGGCCCAACTCCCCGAATACCAAAGAGCGATGATCGTGATGTACCACGGCGAGGATATGTCGTACGAAGAGATCGCTGAGGCGTTGGACCTACCCATCGGAACCGTTAAGAGCCGATTGAACCGGGCGCGCCTTTCGCTGCGGGACATCGTCGGGCGAAGCGAGGAACTTTTCAGGATATGA
- a CDS encoding signal peptidase I — MAKKKSAAKTGFSLALLFVLAITAFFFANFKTVVVSGESMEPTFKPHDRVLASKAYWLVGSIQRKDVVVLRNAEGNGFFIKRVLGVGGDEIDAHNAPSDWSLLDGPYIVPEGHIYVIGDNADVSEDSRKFGPVSLNDVIGKVVVRQ; from the coding sequence GTGGCGAAAAAGAAGAGCGCGGCCAAGACGGGCTTCAGCTTGGCGTTGCTGTTCGTACTTGCGATCACCGCTTTCTTTTTTGCGAACTTCAAGACGGTCGTCGTCTCCGGCGAGTCGATGGAACCCACGTTCAAGCCCCACGATCGGGTACTCGCGAGCAAAGCGTATTGGTTGGTCGGGTCGATTCAAAGGAAGGACGTCGTCGTTCTTCGAAACGCGGAGGGCAACGGATTCTTCATCAAACGGGTCCTCGGCGTCGGGGGGGACGAAATCGACGCACACAACGCCCCCTCGGACTGGAGCCTGCTCGACGGGCCGTACATCGTCCCAGAGGGACATATTTACGTGATCGGGGACAACGCCGACGTTTCAGAAGACAGCCGCAAGTTCGGACCCGTGAGCCTGAACGACGTGATCGGAAAGGTCGTCGTGAGGCAATGA
- a CDS encoding hypothetical conserved protein has protein sequence MKRFPVGKYGRQQLSFFPAPYRAPLRSFAVLVFAWKDDKVVVCDISRRGWSVPSGRVELGETSLEAARREAFEEAGLQVSELNYMGCYQVRDRKETRWVDAFSGLVESMTPIQPGGESRAVRLVTMAELVEIYHLWNDLTKIVFEYSRESLNLPVE, from the coding sequence ATGAAGCGTTTTCCGGTTGGAAAGTACGGCAGACAGCAGCTTTCTTTTTTCCCTGCGCCGTACCGAGCCCCCTTGAGGTCGTTCGCGGTGCTGGTTTTCGCTTGGAAGGACGATAAGGTCGTGGTCTGCGACATCTCACGCCGAGGATGGAGCGTCCCCAGCGGACGTGTGGAACTCGGCGAAACTTCGCTCGAAGCGGCTCGCAGGGAAGCCTTCGAAGAAGCCGGCCTTCAGGTCTCAGAACTCAACTACATGGGCTGCTACCAAGTTCGTGACCGTAAGGAGACCCGATGGGTCGATGCGTTCTCAGGCTTGGTTGAGTCGATGACACCGATCCAGCCCGGAGGCGAGTCGCGGGCTGTGCGTTTGGTGACGATGGCCGAACTCGTCGAGATATATCACCTCTGGAACGACCTGACGAAGATCGTTTTCGAGTACTCCCGCGAATCGCTCAACCTCCCCGTGGAGTGA
- a CDS encoding xylose isomerase, which yields MKIGIFTALFGDKSRTEALDIVQAEGIQAVEFGGGAYPGAAHLEMDSLIESKAARDQLMNDVESRGLSVSAISCHGNPLHPVASLAREHHEAFVKSVKLASLLGVKNVNGFSGCPGDGPRAKNPNWVTCAWPDDFRDILEWQWKRKVIPYWREQAAFLKQHGVRFCIEMHPGFVCYSNDTLLKLRNGIGKNGDAIGANFDPSHLWWQGIDPIAAVRELGKEGALYHVHAKDVRIDPYNSSLNGNLDAKSYGDIDRRSWVFRSVGYGHGVEWWKDFVSNLRMVGYDDVLSIEHEDGLMSPLEGLRKALEVLRQAVIAEPAGTMFWARE from the coding sequence ATGAAGATCGGCATCTTTACGGCGCTTTTCGGAGACAAGTCTCGCACCGAGGCGTTGGACATCGTTCAGGCAGAAGGCATCCAGGCGGTCGAGTTCGGCGGGGGGGCGTACCCTGGGGCGGCTCACCTTGAGATGGACTCATTGATCGAGTCCAAGGCGGCGCGCGACCAACTCATGAACGATGTCGAGTCGAGGGGCCTGTCCGTATCGGCGATATCCTGCCACGGCAACCCGCTTCATCCCGTCGCGTCGCTCGCACGCGAGCACCACGAAGCGTTCGTAAAAAGCGTCAAGCTTGCCTCGCTGCTTGGAGTCAAGAACGTGAACGGCTTCTCCGGTTGCCCAGGCGATGGCCCGCGAGCCAAGAACCCGAACTGGGTTACCTGCGCATGGCCCGACGATTTCCGCGACATTTTGGAGTGGCAATGGAAGAGGAAGGTGATCCCCTATTGGCGTGAGCAGGCGGCCTTTCTCAAGCAGCATGGAGTTCGGTTCTGCATTGAGATGCACCCGGGGTTCGTGTGCTATTCGAACGACACCCTGCTGAAGCTCCGCAACGGCATCGGCAAGAACGGGGACGCCATTGGGGCGAACTTCGACCCGTCTCACCTCTGGTGGCAAGGGATCGACCCCATCGCCGCCGTCCGAGAACTGGGCAAGGAAGGGGCGCTGTACCATGTCCACGCCAAGGACGTTCGGATCGACCCCTACAACTCCTCACTCAACGGGAACCTCGACGCCAAGAGCTACGGCGACATCGACCGCAGGTCGTGGGTGTTCCGGTCGGTGGGTTATGGCCACGGAGTCGAGTGGTGGAAGGACTTCGTCTCGAACCTCCGAATGGTGGGATACGACGACGTGCTTTCGATCGAGCACGAAGACGGGCTTATGTCTCCGCTCGAAGGGTTGCGGAAGGCGCTCGAAGTGCTCCGTCAAGCCGTGATCGCCGAGCCTGCCGGGACGATGTTTTGGGCGCGGGAGTGA
- a CDS encoding peptidase M48: protein MNSLLALFALSTMNPSADDIFRPSKSEQVTLGKRVAVEVRKEEKVLPATDERVRTLRRVAQKLLEANPDPPNTPWEYSFDGIDSKQVNAFALPGGPVFFYLGLIDLMLTEDQLAAVLAHELTHVRKEHWAKAYADSQKRSLALTLVLILTRANRTISGIADIANDVVLTLPFSRKHETEADDIGYEMMVAAGYNPQGMADVFKILREASSGGKPPEFLSTHPDDKNRIKRVEERIAKDTTQFPPQRPLPFETSAMKKQQPPAKKAA, encoded by the coding sequence ATGAACAGTCTTTTGGCGCTTTTCGCGCTTTCCACGATGAATCCCAGCGCGGACGACATCTTCCGGCCGAGCAAATCCGAACAGGTGACGCTGGGAAAACGAGTCGCCGTCGAGGTTCGGAAAGAAGAGAAAGTGCTCCCTGCGACCGACGAACGGGTTCGGACGTTGCGCCGGGTCGCTCAGAAGCTGCTTGAGGCCAACCCGGACCCTCCCAACACGCCTTGGGAATACAGCTTCGACGGGATCGACAGCAAGCAGGTGAATGCCTTTGCGCTTCCTGGAGGGCCCGTGTTCTTTTACTTGGGGCTGATCGACCTCATGCTCACAGAAGACCAGCTTGCAGCGGTGTTGGCGCACGAACTCACCCACGTCCGTAAGGAACATTGGGCCAAAGCCTACGCCGACAGCCAGAAGCGCTCGCTCGCTCTGACGCTGGTCCTGATCCTCACTCGAGCGAACCGAACGATCTCCGGCATCGCCGACATCGCGAATGACGTCGTGCTGACTCTCCCGTTCTCCCGAAAACACGAAACGGAAGCCGACGACATTGGCTACGAAATGATGGTAGCCGCTGGATACAACCCCCAAGGCATGGCCGATGTGTTCAAGATTCTGCGCGAGGCTTCCTCGGGAGGTAAGCCGCCGGAGTTCCTCAGCACGCACCCTGACGACAAGAATCGAATCAAGAGGGTCGAGGAACGGATCGCGAAAGATACCACGCAGTTCCCACCTCAACGACCGCTGCCGTTCGAGACTTCCGCCATGAAGAAACAGCAGCCGCCCGCCAAGAAGGCCGCTTAA
- a CDS encoding prepilin-type cleavage/methylation domain-containing protein — MNRINRRKGFTLVEIMIVVLIIGILLAIAVPNFIKARESSRAKTCVANLRQIEAAKEQWAMEEKKGAADTPAQADLEPTYIKKWPECPSGGNYTINDVATSPTCSVGAPHAL, encoded by the coding sequence ATGAACCGAATTAACCGTCGAAAGGGTTTTACGCTGGTCGAAATCATGATTGTGGTTTTGATCATCGGAATCCTTCTTGCCATCGCAGTGCCGAACTTCATCAAGGCCCGTGAATCCAGCCGCGCGAAGACCTGTGTCGCAAACCTGCGCCAGATCGAAGCTGCCAAGGAGCAATGGGCCATGGAAGAGAAGAAAGGCGCAGCCGACACGCCTGCCCAGGCCGACCTCGAACCCACTTACATCAAGAAGTGGCCCGAGTGCCCGTCTGGCGGCAACTACACGATCAACGACGTTGCTACGTCACCGACCTGCTCTGTTGGTGCGCCCCACGCACTGTAA
- a CDS encoding type II secretory pathway, pseudopilin PulG, whose amino-acid sequence MKRHRTQRGATLVEVLTASSISAIVIVTGILTFLFGMSSWLKGQARIEVETESQRAIRVIAQELREAMAVSIDGDGLGLTYRLPEKDADGDFVVPAEWDGIERRIELSSDALQMTVDDGPPRVLCTHVILQDPLSGEGEPYEIFVPGAGAVTRQIHITVATQRNRYRQEYVTSRSRETIFLRNVPELTKG is encoded by the coding sequence ATGAAACGCCACCGAACACAGCGGGGAGCCACATTGGTCGAGGTCTTGACGGCCTCGTCGATCAGCGCGATCGTGATCGTGACCGGGATTCTGACGTTCCTCTTTGGGATGTCAAGTTGGCTCAAGGGCCAAGCGAGAATCGAGGTCGAAACGGAGTCGCAGCGAGCGATCAGGGTGATCGCGCAAGAACTGCGCGAAGCGATGGCGGTGTCGATCGACGGCGACGGGTTGGGCCTGACTTACCGGCTGCCCGAGAAGGACGCCGACGGCGATTTTGTCGTGCCCGCGGAGTGGGATGGAATCGAGCGGCGGATCGAGTTGAGCAGCGACGCGCTGCAAATGACCGTGGATGACGGCCCCCCGCGCGTACTCTGCACCCACGTCATTCTCCAAGACCCCCTTTCCGGAGAGGGCGAGCCGTACGAGATCTTCGTACCCGGCGCAGGAGCCGTGACACGCCAGATTCATATTACGGTGGCTACCCAACGCAACCGCTATCGACAGGAATACGTGACCAGTCGGAGTCGGGAAACGATCTTTCTACGGAACGTTCCGGAACTGACCAAAGGATAG
- a CDS encoding tryptophan synthase subunit beta, with protein sequence MSTSNPDAMGRFGPFGGRYVPETLVPALDELEAEFRRAWSESAFQGEFRWLLEDYVGRPTPLQRAERLSQDTGLEVWIKREDLNHTGAHKINNALGQALLARRMGKRRIIAETGAGQHGVATATVCALFGLDCEVYMGEEDCHRQELNVFRMKLLGAKVRPVSSGTRTLKDALNEALRDWVASVATTHYIIGSVAGPHPFPWMVREFQSVIGSEAREQCLALTGRLPSAVVACVGGGSNAMGLFSGFVGDPSVRLVGIEAAGEGLASGRHAAPLTCGSPGVLHGSYSYLMQDEHGQVLDTHSVSAGLDYPGVGPEHSYLKSTGRAEYGAATDQEALEAFRWLAEREGLIAAFESAHAFAALRMAGLFSPGDLVIVNLSGRGDKDMESARKLLSL encoded by the coding sequence TTGAGCACCTCGAATCCCGACGCGATGGGGCGGTTTGGCCCGTTTGGCGGACGTTACGTACCTGAGACTCTCGTTCCTGCCCTCGATGAGTTGGAGGCCGAGTTCCGAAGAGCATGGAGCGAATCCGCGTTTCAGGGGGAATTTCGTTGGCTCCTCGAGGATTACGTGGGGAGGCCCACGCCCCTCCAGCGGGCGGAGCGCCTCTCACAAGACACCGGCCTTGAAGTCTGGATCAAGAGGGAAGACCTCAACCACACGGGGGCCCACAAGATCAACAACGCGTTGGGCCAGGCGCTGCTGGCTCGCAGAATGGGCAAGCGCCGAATCATCGCCGAAACCGGCGCGGGGCAGCACGGAGTCGCCACGGCGACGGTATGCGCGCTCTTTGGACTCGACTGCGAGGTCTATATGGGTGAGGAGGACTGCCACCGCCAAGAGCTCAACGTCTTTCGGATGAAGTTGTTGGGCGCAAAGGTGAGGCCCGTATCGAGCGGAACCCGCACCCTCAAGGACGCTTTGAATGAAGCCCTTCGCGATTGGGTCGCCAGCGTCGCGACCACGCACTACATCATCGGAAGTGTCGCCGGCCCCCACCCGTTCCCTTGGATGGTTCGGGAGTTTCAATCGGTCATCGGCTCGGAGGCGCGGGAACAGTGCCTCGCCTTGACCGGACGATTGCCCTCCGCGGTTGTCGCTTGCGTGGGCGGAGGCTCGAACGCAATGGGCCTGTTTTCGGGGTTCGTGGGGGACCCTTCGGTTCGCCTCGTCGGGATCGAGGCAGCCGGCGAGGGATTGGCCTCCGGAAGGCACGCGGCGCCCTTGACCTGCGGGTCGCCGGGGGTCTTGCATGGGTCTTACAGCTACCTGATGCAGGATGAGCACGGGCAAGTCTTGGACACCCATTCGGTGAGCGCGGGGCTCGATTACCCTGGGGTCGGACCGGAGCACAGCTACCTCAAGTCGACAGGTCGCGCTGAATACGGAGCCGCGACGGATCAGGAAGCTCTTGAAGCCTTTCGGTGGCTCGCAGAACGAGAAGGGTTGATCGCAGCGTTCGAGTCGGCTCATGCCTTTGCAGCGCTGAGAATGGCCGGACTTTTCAGCCCCGGCGACCTCGTGATCGTAAACCTCAGCGGACGTGGCGACAAGGACATGGAATCGGCGCGCAAGCTGCTCAGCCTCTGA